One genomic window of Medicago truncatula cultivar Jemalong A17 chromosome 1, MtrunA17r5.0-ANR, whole genome shotgun sequence includes the following:
- the LOC25484746 gene encoding uncharacterized protein isoform X1, which produces MGRAIQREKEKEVEFDIESGENTSEEDTSNDERDSNSKNGFPWSWNGVMNLDGSEKGKNGIEASCSSSSNFCDVVGVDECNLELLVDKGLEHVNGNHGKQKIKFTNPRKPQKPPLPPRGPSLDAGDHKFVKELAELALRKRARIKKMNAVKKMKASKLPSSSTYTNLSAMVITIFFFLVIIFHGIKSASSASVGLTASPESAVASDEGLISVQYPTNFNTSNGDEPGSRFPSMQEG; this is translated from the exons ATGGGTCGTGCTATtcaaagagaaaaggaaaaagaggTTGAATTTGACATTGAAAGTGGTGAGAACACAAGCGAAGAGGATACAAGCAATGATGAGagagattcaaattcaaaaaacgGTTTTCCTTGGTCATGGAATGGGGTTATGAATTTAGATGGATCAgaaaagggtaaaaatggaattgAAGCATCATGTAGCAGTTCTTCAAATTTTTGTGATGTTGTTGGTGTAGATGAATGTAATTTAGAATTGTTGGTGGATAAAGGTTTAGAACATGTTAATGGAAATCATGGAAAACAGAAAATTAAGTTTACTAATCCAAGAAAGCCTCAAAAGCCACCTTTGCCTCCTAGAGGTCCATCTTTGGATGCTGGTGATCATAAGTTTGTGAAGGAATTAGCTGAGCTTGCGTTGAGGAAGCGTGCGAGGATTAAGAAAATGAATGCAGTTAAAAAGATGAAAGCAAGCAAGTTGCCGTCGTCTTCAACATATACAAATCTTTCTGCTATGGTcatcactatttttttcttcctcgtCATCATATTTCACG GAATCAAATCTGCGAGTAGTGCGTCTGTTGGGTTAACAGCTTCCCCTGAGTCAGCGGTTGCATCAGACGAAGGTTTAATTTCAGTTCAGTATCCTACGAACTTCAACACCAGTAATGGAGATGAACCTGGCTCTCGCTTTCCAA GTATGCAGGAAGGATGA
- the LOC25484746 gene encoding uncharacterized protein isoform X2: protein MGRAIQREKEKEVEFDIESGENTSEEDTSNDERDSNSKNGFPWSWNGVMNLDGSEKGLEHVNGNHGKQKIKFTNPRKPQKPPLPPRGPSLDAGDHKFVKELAELALRKRARIKKMNAVKKMKASKLPSSSTYTNLSAMVITIFFFLVIIFHGIKSASSASVGLTASPESAVASDEGLISVQYPTNFNTSNGDEPGSRFPSMQEG, encoded by the exons ATGGGTCGTGCTATtcaaagagaaaaggaaaaagaggTTGAATTTGACATTGAAAGTGGTGAGAACACAAGCGAAGAGGATACAAGCAATGATGAGagagattcaaattcaaaaaacgGTTTTCCTTGGTCATGGAATGGGGTTATGAATTTAGATGGATCAgaaaagg GTTTAGAACATGTTAATGGAAATCATGGAAAACAGAAAATTAAGTTTACTAATCCAAGAAAGCCTCAAAAGCCACCTTTGCCTCCTAGAGGTCCATCTTTGGATGCTGGTGATCATAAGTTTGTGAAGGAATTAGCTGAGCTTGCGTTGAGGAAGCGTGCGAGGATTAAGAAAATGAATGCAGTTAAAAAGATGAAAGCAAGCAAGTTGCCGTCGTCTTCAACATATACAAATCTTTCTGCTATGGTcatcactatttttttcttcctcgtCATCATATTTCACG GAATCAAATCTGCGAGTAGTGCGTCTGTTGGGTTAACAGCTTCCCCTGAGTCAGCGGTTGCATCAGACGAAGGTTTAATTTCAGTTCAGTATCCTACGAACTTCAACACCAGTAATGGAGATGAACCTGGCTCTCGCTTTCCAA GTATGCAGGAAGGATGA
- the LOC112421996 gene encoding uncharacterized protein, translating into MGYVGSFELNGVHIKTRATSDEQKIENHIRSFLHRSNNHRTKVIGLDAEWLLLHGTEPGTVTKSKCATLQFCDGHSCLIIHLNGFNCFESWAYDSVHKSLLNFLRLPNVTFVGVGIKENLAKLEKQYGFGCRNAVELGPFAASVMKRPHLSFCGVDELAFVVCKLDLRKYRPLKTVYDWGCLSKELAKLATVNVYSYYKIGSKLLQCDVAGGRNAANGSSQAVARKRNKNKKVVNGTSQTGARKKSKDKEKKDVSGNSQAVARKRKRKGNGEKD; encoded by the coding sequence ATGGGTTATGTGGGATCGTTTGAGCTGAATGGAGTACACATCAAGACCAGAGCAACATCCGATGAGCAAAAGATTGAGAATCATATAAGATCGTTCTTGCATCGTTCTAACAATCATCGAACCAAAGTTATCGGGCTTGATGCTGAATGGCTTCTGTTACATGGCACGGAGCCAGGAACAGTTACCAAATCCAAATGTGCAACACTGCAGTTCTGTGATGGACACTCGTGTCTTATCATTCACCTAAATGGTTTCAATTGCTTTGAGAGTTGGGCATATGATTCTGTCCACAAATCACTGCTTAATTTTCTTCGTCTCCCAAATGTTACATTTGTTGGAGTTGGAATCAAAGAGAATTTGGCTAAGTTGGAGAAGCAGTATGGATTTGGATGTAGAAATGCTGTTGAACTTGGACCCTTTGCTGCAAGTGTTATGAAGAGGCCTCATTTGAGTTTTTGTGGTGTTGATGAATTAGCTTTTGTGGTATGTAAACTTGATTTACGGAAGTACAGGCCTTTAAAAACGGTGTATGACTGGGGTTGCCTAAGCAAAGAACTTGCCAAACTTGCTACTGTTAATGTTTATTCTTATTACAAGATTGGGAGCAAATTGCTTCAATGTGATGTTGCAGGTGGGCGTAATGCTGCAAATGGATCCTCTCAAGCGGTTGcaagaaagagaaacaaaaataagaagGTTGTTAATGGTACCTCTCAAACAGGTGCAAGAAAGAAAAGCAAAGATAAAGAGAAGAAAGATGTAAGTGGCAACTCTCAAGCAGTCgcgagaaagagaaagagaaaaggtAATGGAGAGAAGGATTAA
- the LOC112418633 gene encoding uncharacterized protein codes for MDYEETSELNRKHIKTTVTSDEKEIEKHTSSFLHPSNRDNIRTKVIGFDAEWYMLNHLRYFKSWNYDLAYSSLLNFLRMPNVTFVGVGIKDNVAKLETYYGIGCRNAVELGPLAATVMRKPRLSFCGVDELVILVFGLDLREHRPVSSAYDYVCIPLSKELAKLATVNVYSYYMIGNSLIRKM; via the exons ATGGATTACGAGGAGACGTCTGAGCTGAACCGAAAGCATATTAAGACCACAGTTACATCCGATGAGAAAGAGATTGAGAAGCATACATCGTCTTTCTTACACCCTTCTAACAGAGACAATATTAGAACGAAAGTTATCGGCTTTGATGCAGAGTGGTATATG CTTAATCATCTACGATATTTTAAGAGTTGGAATTATGATTTGGCGTACAGTTCACTACTTAACTTTCTTCGTATGCCAAATGTTACCTTTGTTGGAGTTGGAATCAAAGACAATGTGGCCAAGTTGGAAACATACTATGGGATTGGATGTAGAAATGCTGTGGAACTTGGCCCGTTAGCTGCTACTGTCATGAGGAAGCCTCGTTTGAGTTTTTGTGGTGTTGATGAATTGGTTATTTTGGTCTTTGGACTTGATCTTCGAGAGCATAGGCCTGTATCATCTGCTTATGACTATGTTTGCATTCCTCTTAGCAAAGAACTTGCTAAACTTGCTACTGTTAATGTTTACTCTTATTACATGATCGGAAACTCACTGATTAGGAAAATGTGA